In Hippocampus zosterae strain Florida chromosome 3, ASM2543408v3, whole genome shotgun sequence, a genomic segment contains:
- the tmem170a gene encoding LOW QUALITY PROTEIN: transmembrane protein 170A (The sequence of the model RefSeq protein was modified relative to this genomic sequence to represent the inferred CDS: inserted 1 base in 1 codon) codes for MEEYGESDIFQHLLGMNLVPRKNATHSYNDTSLGDFSEMWYGVFLWAAASSLIFHLPASLLSFLALRQHKMARLMPIAILLMGIVGPVAGGVLTSAAIAGVYKAAGKRMISXEALVFGVGQSFLIVVISFLRVLATL; via the exons ATGGAGGAATATGGCGAAAGTGACATTTTCCAGCATTTACTTGGTATgaatttggtgccaagaaaaaATGCAACTCACAGTTACAACGACACGTCTCTTGGTGATTTCTCAG aaatgtGGTATGGAGTTTTTCTCTGGGCAGCAGCCTCCTCTTTGATCTTCCACCTGCCCGCATCCCTACTATCGTTCCTTGCATTACGGCAGCACAAAATGGCCCGCTTGATGCCCATTGCCATCCTCTTAATGGGTATCGTTGGGCCCGTGGCTGGAGGAGTCCTCACAA GTGCGGCCATTGCAGGAGTTTACAAGGCAGCGGGGAAGAGGATGATCT CTGAGGCTTTAGTTTTCGGCGTGGGACAGtcctttttgattgttgttattTCGTTCCTCCGAGTGCTCGCCACCCTTTAG